Proteins from a single region of Apium graveolens cultivar Ventura chromosome 7, ASM990537v1, whole genome shotgun sequence:
- the LOC141671665 gene encoding uncharacterized protein LOC141671665: MEVSCCQICWIPSTTHRLVVFRTIPLLSTTCFNQFRRRRNLSLASNSLYSPEIILSNKKQDDDDDISDLKSWMHQNGLPPCKVLLKDRPCRVIARPIHYVAASQDLQEGDIAFSVPSGLVVTLERVLGNQTVAELLTTNKLSELACLALYLMYEKKQGRKSFWYPYIRELDRQRGRGQLAVESPLLWSDVELNYLTGSPTKAEVLERAEGIRREYNELDTVWFMAGSLFQQYPYDIPTEAFPFEIFKQAFVAIQSCVVHLQRVSLARRFALVPLGPPLLSYGSRCKAMLTAVDDAVQLVVDRPYKAGDPIFVWCGPQPNSKLLINYGFVDDDNPYDRIMIEASLNTEDPQYQDKRLVAQRNGKLSVQVFQVNVGKEREAIFDLLPYLRLGYVSDPSEMQSVISSQGPICAVSPCMEKAVLDQLASYFRGRLAGYPTTLDEDESMLADSSLDPKKRVATQLVRLEKKVLRTCLEVIVNMITQLPDDTISPCPAPYAPLLK, encoded by the exons ATGGAAGTCTCTTGTTGTCAAATCTGTTGGATTCCTTCAACCACCCATCGTCTTGTTGTTTTCAGAACCATCCCTCTACTTTCTACTACATGTTTCAATCAATTTCGTCGCAGGAGAAACCTTTCTTTGGCTTCTAATTCCCTCTACTCACCCGAGATTATTCTCAGCAACAAAAAAcaagatgatgatgatgatatttCGGATTTGAAATCGTGGATGCACCAAAATGGATTGCCTCCTTGTAAAGTTCTTCTTAAAGATAGACCTTGTCGTGTCATTGCTAGACCTATACATTATGTTGCTGCTAGTCAGGATCTTCAG GAAGGTGATATTGCGTTTTCTGTTCCCAGTGGATTGGTAGTGACACTTGAGAGAGTTTTGGGCAACCAAACTGTTG CTGAACTCTTAACCACAAACAAGTTGTCGGAGCTTGCTTGCTTAGCATTATATCTTATGTATGAGAAAAAGCAAGGAAGAAAGTCTTTTTGGTACCCGTACATCAGAGAGCTTGATCGTCAGAGAGGGAGGGGACAGCTAGCAGTTGAATCACCATTATTATGGTCTGATGTTGAACTTAATTATTTGACAGGCAGTCCCACTAAG GCTGAAGTTTTGGAAAGAGCTGAAGGAATCAGAAGAGAATATAACGAGCTTGACACTGTCTGGTTTATGGCTGGGTCCTTGTTTCAG CAATATCCTTATGACATACCCACAGAAGCCTTTCCTTTTGAGATATTCAAACAAGCCTTTGTTGCAATTCAATCTTGTGTTGTACATTTGCAG AGGGTGAGTTTGGCACGGAGATTTGCGTTGGTACCGCTTGGACCCCCGTTGTTATCATATGGAAGCAGATGTAAGGCGATGTTGACTGCTGTTGATGATGCTGTTCAACTGGTTGTAGATCGTCCATACAAGGCCGGGGATCCAATTTTTGTATG GTGTGGTCCACAGCCTAATTCCAAATTGCTTATAAACTATGGTTTCGTGGATGATGATAATCCTTATGACCGTATTATGATTGAG GCATCGTTAAATACAGAAGACCCTCAATATCAGGATAAGAGATTGGTTGCCCAAAGGAACGGAAAATTATCTGTGCAAGTGTTCCAG GTGAATGTGGGGAAGGAAAGAGAGGCTATTTTTGATTTGCTACCTTATTTAAGACTTGGATATGTCTCAGATCCCTCAGAGATGCAGTCTGTAATATCTTCTCAAGGTCCAATCTGTGCG GTAAGCCCTTGTATGGAAAAAGCAGTATTGGACCAACTTGCCAGCTATTTCAGGGGGAGACTAGCAGGTTATCCTACCACTTTAGACGAAGATGAATCTATG TTGGCAGATTCTAGTTTGGATCCAAAGAAACGAGTTGCAACACAACTTGTCAGGTTGGAAAAAAAAGTCCTACGCACATGCTTGGAGGTGATAGTTAACATGATTACCCAGTTACCGGATGACACTATATCTCCTTGCCCAGCTCCATATGCCCCTTTATTGAAATGA